A single window of Leishmania panamensis strain MHOM/PA/94/PSC-1 chromosome 35 sequence DNA harbors:
- a CDS encoding hypothetical protein (TriTrypDB/GeneDB-style sysID: LpmP.35.6200), translating into MSHNFTVVTPLEESEQPSRDFAVSPEGSSRAALSNGVGDPSPSPLLGPNDATPNGPSSDNAANAGADAELLKQHLQLIQLCFAEHEFGIIVDEDDYAGGSTSSSSSSDASSLSSSFDSVNGYNSALQRRRPHGLPAYDPLTFVKGKVQHGVPLTSLSQDLLTYAAYLEEKIAQCVKTDVHTAFVNVSGHLVGMRDELSYMASPLTAAMEKLSTVVGQLSMMSQKVKGKVEASCVAEMERAFDAMYLRCMAVYETIAYQLDDLAGLLHITADSAAWTARSAATGTGTSGRSASIFPLAMASREGSDTSGTAAGKVTFSIASDARLPDAALDVLEDAVLLFQELKEFHQRLTSLPSRQQERVEVVSYVAAAEQSVMGVLEVVLSHTSPFAVSPTSKNDAASSMSSPSATGGNESATSASLTVGSPVARQLFGRVIELYAQMGEVKQFSAVFRNVVLRPQLETVVSWKAATQARQSAEGTVALLKRVKAVLQTTFLPLLPLLREHYGPTLHPTATIVWPLLSETLVKKLPSLYEVGIPNHFQAKYMAAYELLAIVESSCADLEELAVLRESSDVILWNHKWNLNVYAALRVSEVDKALQSVSSSLDRLPAAANSHYHFRLFYIAQQQLLHLFSSSVFLLLCTPLFLRQTVVCCYRVLMRVQEAVLKSTPTHSDPTAEEKRLTDAPESESSSPPAEGTHETLLLVIADAHTLRTFLTGQLLDVILGRLAAGSGCALTEMTSMTATTSSAPSSERTTKDLVTDVLQFASASVCSQFVQRMSEALVRQITDAVVVPLQNLKSVRSMYSHTRKTMPSAPSWYVAPALHPLQKFAEEALRRGFNETALQDSVAEMLRAVIAHFVALARETLLTAKKTEESWEKLRRRKEGSLMSQVAEATPGSSEEASAGAVSAVGGQRVTMETATDRDKMTIQLWMDARAMLEGVQTPPLSLPSVTAAEFFEPAFDLLRRAEWIQGGDIPEPPDVDA; encoded by the coding sequence ATGAGCCACAACTTCACTGTGGTAACTCCGCTGGAGGAAAGCGAGCAGCCAAGCAGGGATTTTGCCGTATCTCCTGAGGGATCCTCTAGAGCTGCCTTATCGAACGGAGTAGGAGAcccatctccctcccccctcttagGCCCGAATGACGCGACCCCAAATGGCCCGTCGTCCGACAACGCCGCTAACGCCGGGGCAGATGCAGAGTTGCTAAAGCAGCACCTTCAACTTATTCAGCTATGCTTCGCCGAGCATGAGTTCGGCATCATCGTGGACGAAGACGACTACGCCGGCGGTAGCACCAGCTCGTCGTCCAGCAGTGATgcctcctcactctcctcttcttttgACTCAGTGAACGGCTACAACAGCGCGCTGCAACGGCGCCGCCCACACGGACTTCCCGCCTATGATCCGCTGACGTTTGTGAAAGGGAAGGTGCAGCATGGCGTTCCGCTCACCTCCTTGTCTCAAGACCTGCTCACTTATGCGGCGTACCTGGAGGAGAAGATTGCGCAGTGCGTGAAAACCGACGTACACACAGCGTTTGTGAACGTGTCAGGCCACCTCGTGGGGATGCGCGACGAGCTTTCCTACATGGCGAGCCCCCTCACCGCAGCAATGGAGAAGTTGTCTACTGTCGTCGGTCAGCTCTCGATGATGTCGCAGAAGGTGAAGGGCAAGGTGGAGGCGTCGTGCGTTGCTGAGATGGAGCGTGCTTTCGACGCCATGTACCTGCGGTGCATGGCTGTGTACGAGACCATAGCCTACCAACTAGACGACCTCGCCGGGTTGCTGCACATAACGGCAGATTCCGCAGCGTGGAcagcgcgcagcgccgccactggCACTGGCACAAGTGGCCGTAGTGCGTCAATATTCCCACTCGCGATGGCATCGCGGGAGGGCAGTGACACAAGCGGCACAGCCGCAGGAAAAGTGACTTTCTCGATCGCATCCGATGCCCGTCTGCCTGATGCCGCATTGGATGTTCTCGAggacgcggtgctgctcttccagGAGCTGAAGGAATTCCATCAGCGCCTCACATCGTTGCCGTCACGCCAGcaggagagggtggaggtggtgtcgtatgtcgctgctgccgagcaaTCCGTGATGGGCGTCTTGGAAGTCGTCTTGTCTCACACCAGTCCGTTTGCCGTCAGCCCCACTTCAAAGAACGACGCCGCTTCTTCCATGTCGTCTCCGTCTGCGACGGGAGGCAATGAGTCGGCCACTTCTGCGTCCCTGACGGTGGGCTCGCCTGTTGCTCGGCAGCTCTTCGGCCGTGTCATTGAGCTCTATGCTCAGATGGGTGAAGTGAAGCAGTTCTCCGCAGTTTTCCGCAACGTCGTGCTGCGTCCGCAGTTGGAGACGGTAGTTTCATGGAAAGCGGCCACACAGGCTCGGCAGAGCGCCGAGGGTACGGTGGCGCTTCTGAAGCGGGTGAAAGCCGTATTGCAGACCACTTTCTTGCCGTTATTACCGTTGCTACGCGAGCACTACGGCCCCACCTTGCATCCAACGGCGACGATCGTGTGGCCTCTCTTGAGTGAAACGCTGGTCAAGAAGTTGCCGTCGCTTTATGAAGTCGGCATTCCGAATCACTTTCAAGCTAAGTATATGGCGGCCTACGAGCTGCTAGCGATCGTTGAGAGCTCCTGTGCCGacctggaggagctggcagTCTTGCGTGAGTCATCGGATGTCATCCTGTGGAATCACAAGTGGAACCTTAACGTCTACGCAGCGTTGCGTGTGAGTGAGGTGgacaaggcgctgcagtccgtctcctcctcgcttgaCCGTCTtccggcggcggcaaacAGTCACTACCACTTCCGCCTGTTCTACatcgctcagcagcagctgctgcacctcttttCGTCCTCCGTgtttttgctgttgtgcaCGCCGTTGTTTCTGCGACAGACTGTTGTGTGCTGCTACCGGGTGCTGATGCGGGTGCAGGAGGCAGTGCTGAAGTCGACGCCGACTCACAGCGACCCGACggcggaggaaaagagacTGACAGATGCACCAGAGTCTgaaagcagcagcccccCCGCCGAGGGGACCCACGAAACGTTGCTGTTAGTGATCGCCGACGCCCACACGCTGCGCACCTTTCTTACGGGACAGCTGCTAGACGTCATCCTCGGACGGTTAGCAGCGGGTTCAGGGTGTGCGCTGACTGAAATGACCTCCATGACTGCCACGACCTCTAGCGCGCCTTCGTCCGAGCGTACCACAAAGGACTTGGTCACGGACGTCCTGCAGTTCGCCAGCGCATCCGTGTGCAGCCAGTTCGTGCAGCGGATGAGTGAGGCACTCGTGCGTCAGATCACCGACGCCGTGGTAGTACCACTGCAAAATCTCAAGTCTGTCCGCTCCATGtactcacacacgcgcaagACGATGCCGTCTGCTCCCTCCTGGTACGTCGCTCCTGCGCTACATCCACTGCAGAAGTttgcagaggaggcgctgcgaaGAGGGTTTAATGAAACGGCGCTTCAGGACAGTGTGGCGGAGATGCTGCGGGCAGTCATCGCGCACTTTGTGGCGCTGGCCAGAGAAACGCTGCTAACGGCCAAGAAGACAGAGGAAAGCTgggagaagctgcgccgccgcaagGAGGGGTCTTTGATGTCACAGGTGGCAGAGGCTACTcctggcagcagcgaggaagcCAGTGCGGGCGCCGTATCGGCTGTTGGCGGACAACGCGTCACGATGGAGACTGCAACGGACCGTGACAAAATGACGATTCAGCTATGGATGGATGCCCGCGCCATGCTGGAGGGTGTGCAGACCCCTCCGCTCAGCTTACCGTCTGTGACTGCCGCGGAGTTTTTCGAACCGGCGTTTGActtgctgcgccgcgctgagTGGATTCAAGGTGGCGACATCCCTGAACCACCGGACGTCGATGCGTAG
- a CDS encoding hypothetical protein (TriTrypDB/GeneDB-style sysID: LpmP.35.6190): protein MKRTSPAVVAPEPVSPISVEDVWGRLWRALPSVQLQQAENAMNSQCTDRHEDTAALPLLSVVLPREEMAHLVSCVYLALHANAIDSDTEAAVEEVLRSPSLNKVSDKDLDGAAARTALRETYTNEDFIAFLESVPTRWMPDMIAAQKDTEEGRLWAEFNVELVDCVVNDEAPYNLLEPTDVLTIQRTAAAVHLEAPVTDYIEVVPPRLYPVVYDSLFERLQLNNDRCDTSLSLAQFRLFFEWFHGLHFSNTNAERANAAAEDVYNRYCDQRGQFTTTQFQLACEEMCAVYVQHCDAAAYLQQLVHRTEQVMCRATKDRSVNTAPQEERMNAEFFLHAEEVTLPSWRRDLTSPVTLYLPDELRAVQQEVDRYHRHRSPRILLVGPAGIGKSEVGRQLSEELHCVHLNVLELAVAALGEREQGTLAAELTVCLAQRAPVPMTLQVRLLQEAMTSARAEYRGYVFSDTLSCTADTTDACNEHFVRPLQLSEMARPDHVVEMCTSMPDVYQEYASARSGAAAAASQRAWDAFIKDEAKRAQDLEKAEIRADCEKILAHLVELEGVTGKTAPPVAELELARQKAMEAQDILHTLEEEEEAAEDAKKLLLPRSVTERLEEVRLRLSALIRDGRIEAGVEPLSSAANDAERAILLPSLEGQDWTSSWRKHVDYAKSRNCHVLVDPIASASTEQVTSFIAHVFHLHPCDEPALLGAAKMTEDQDSGEEGAYGQPTSVATDEERSRDVEAAAQEAGLSLSPVWKRYCPVTALEDQVLIEGAACYACTYRGHYYCFASASKRSAFMDFPVKYLRQRCSPDSKPVLVLADDTLVHSTSSVVEIMQQVVNETAARLNLTPYTVSEYVKLLEPRETLLQRRHTSFVNRQKAEEKARKARAERKELAIKAQAKKNKGKMEPSKPKLKRKVSRAGRVSFLQQALQQQQGSAATTGEARRGVPRAMDMEGPLSMADEKAMQIRATKKAAARTAPLLLSAVTSADLQAGFLRGLWEGSLLPETVLVLRPAGAPAAAIATERDEDDEETEKSDADTSDALVLSQVLKLLEKDPAFEQRSVTGGRGSASLQQPLTFNIFFVALPEAPGVPEVIAEVMQLLDPLAIQTSEAVVDEALGAEAEDAAEEEADEEAEDAAFLNPGEGEVSQVPRPPRHPLTQPVRRFLHQFGSRLNYCPVTLHERGILVQGRQEFCLAFVDGLYVFATQEARDAFARCPLRYVGELPPETFPPRVWLAGSTHSGKKTLAAELQEDYGVPFFVYDRQFFAECVEAVLTPGGRTVRGVYIPQDGQDRNPYVNRARMLLEEIRNRAKEEKTKLKAKAEAERLLQEREQRNEERAARSNVDSDVEDSEDEDNWDEAKEAALQESLEFEPEDPEDKEVRLRETYLRIASCVTRFSPFDTLGYVMICPPFSDSELEVLFDEGCIPEVVVRLNIAAETYAQRSALHAAQRHEAMQNAEVPHASAAEVEASKKATQLARDAARLQRRREKALRKWRRRHIGVNDIDSPSEAEDEAETQREQGHSGDASGGDNDSDSDAMVAASDNRDGQSATEKDYFTQEEELNEFMDGIEERLVEVVRIDGRAARRTVYRAVIEALGRHMRHRASLFYVPEVMRFEDAKARLTAGVCDLSSFGYEDPVHLYRYRHNGSQIECAWKPAGVRVGPEQQLEENERGYYVAGGAGDNESGNDHEPEEPEELSEVLSDEVQELRDVVNRCRRRRQRETALRVARVHRRLYFFENDDSLLCFVRDPWPFIRQPPPTPRLLQHPVVSVYEYDDRYTTENGGDKKRVLADSIAFNLRMKCMSVSSLLAWGAVHPHWHALRLDCMLAAQQGSVDPALVHKLLILYLSTAEVKRRGAVLHNLPSTASSAEALPQVACTAPIVKVMTTLFTSLKDGMAADLSAPNTDGEVGWWVAAVSALERHAAVRLPLPRPSVPLDASNLVAAVHGVEEYVQQTQEALLRKQRAFPVRLHNSYQVYSYVHRHLSQFGTFCPYEWLDHDDLVRSVRAPMVSPVATATWAPLSVSTSNEVDLRWGASYLNQYFFFSSADYLERFLNNPTTVTDPSKTKPMPKHFPVIASPPVNMAYLALEGCCPVLLYDTRDFRGMRGVIQPVAKKGSLDCVVEYDGNLYALLDREHMTRFLRRPWQYVDGAHLPQVLRRPLPTGTSPSDIVNHEEYIQRQLYDPVALALLAVAQERPIYPGLSVEESALKYIALYLKAHRDPASLSDFEEKTYRHYFEVYQQRATLYRSLPSSSSEARTKQKVAGGATGAVSLSSAALDREYCAIFEDSIADARDMSFFNRLPPPSEAAL, encoded by the coding sequence ATGAAGAGAACTTCACCAGCCGTGGTGGCCCCCGAGCCCGTCTCTCCCATCTCCGTTGAGGATGTATGGGGACGACTCTGGCGTGCACTCCCCTCCGTGCAACTTCAGCAAGCGGAAAATGCAATGAATAGCCAGTGCACTGATAGGCATGAAGACACGGCGGCTTTACCCTTGCTGTCGGTCGTCCTGCCACGCGAAGAGATGGCACACCTGGTGTCCTGCGTCTATCTCGCCCTGCACGCCAATGCCATCGACAGCGACACTGAGGCCGctgtggaagaggtgctgcggtcgcCATCTCTCAACAAAGTCAGCGACAAGGACTTGgatggtgcagctgcgcggacGGCGCTTCGAGAGACCTACACCAACGAAGACTTCATCGCTTTTCTCGAGAGCGTGCCTACGCGCTGGATGCCTGATATGATTGCTGCGCAGAAAGacacggaggaggggcgaTTATGGGCGGAGTTCAACGTGGAGCTTGTGGACTGCGTGGTGAATGATGAGGCGCCGTACAACCTGTTGGAGCCGACCGATGTGCTCACCATTCagcgcacggcagcggcggttcATCTAGAGGCCCCCGTGACGGATTACATTGAGGTAGTACCACCTCGATTGTACCCCGTCGTGTACGATAGCCTCTTTGAACGACTCCAGCTCAACAATGACCGGTGCGACACCAGCCTCAGTCTGGCACAATTTCGCTTATTCTTTGAGTGGTTCCATGGCCTGCACTTCAGCAACACAAATGCGGAGAGGGCAAATGCGGCCGCCGAGGACGTGTACAACCGCTACTGTGACCAGCGCGGTCAATTCACCACGACACAGTTTCAGCTGGCGTGCGAGGAGATGTGTGCAGTGTACGTGCAGCACTGCGACGCGGCAGCCTATTTGCAACAACTCGTACACCGCACTGAACAGGTCATGTGTAGGGCAACCAAGGACCGTTCTGTAAACACGGCACCGCAAGAGGAACGGATGAATGCCGAGTTTTTCCTCCatgcggaggaggtgacgctgCCGAGCTGGCGCCGTGACCTGACGAGCCCTGTGACGCTGTACCTGCCAGACGAGCTACGTGCCGTGCAGCAGGAGGTCGATCGCTATCATCGCCATCGGAGTCCGCGGATCCTGCTTGTCGGGCCTGCGGGCATCGGCAAGAGCGAGGTGGGCAGACAACTGTCCGAGGAGCTGCACTGCGTTCACTTGAATGTGCTTGAGCTGGCCGTGGCTGCGCTgggcgaaagagagcaagGAACGCTAGCTGCGGAGCTGACAGTGTGCCTCGCACAGCGCGCTCCGGTTCCGATGACGTTGCAGGTGCGGCTGTTGCAGGAGGCCATGacaagcgcgcgcgctgAATACCGTGGCTACGTATTCAGTGACACCCTCTCGTGCACGGCAGACACCACCGACGCGTGCAACGAGCACTTTGTGCGGCCGCTGCAACTCTCCGAGATGGCGCGGCCGGACCACGTTGTGGAGATGTGCACCTCCATGCCGGATGTGTACCAGGAATATGCGAGCGCTCGGAGTggggctgcggcggcggcgtcacaGCGGGCATGGGACGCCTTTATCAAGGATGAGGCAAAGAGGGCACAGGACCTAGAGAAAGCGGAGATACGAGCTGACTGCGAGAAAATTCTAGCACACCTAGTGGAGCTCGAGGGGGTGACGGGGAAgacagcaccgccagtggcagagctggagctggCCCGGCAAAAGGCGATGGAAGCGCAAGACATTCTGCACAccctggaggaggaggaggaggctgcggaGGACGCAAAGAAACTCTTGCTCCCTCGATCTGTGACAGAGaggctggaggaggtgcgcctaCGACTTTCAGCACTTATCCGCGATGGCCGCATCGAGGCGGGTGTGGAGCCTCTTTCTTCAGCCGCAAATGACGCCGAGCGTGCTatccttcttccttctctggAGGGGCAGGACTGGACCTCCAGTTGGCGGAAGCACGTCGATTATGCCAAGAGCAGGAACTGTCATGTACTTGTAGATCCTATTGCGTCTGCCAGCACCGAGCAGGTGACGTCGTTTATTGCACATGTGTTTCACCTACACCCGTGCGACGAACCGGCATTACTCGGTGCTGCAAAGATGACCGAGGACCAGGACAGCGGCGAAGAGGGCGCATATGGGCAGCCCACCTCGGTCGCCACGGACGAGGAGCGCAGTCGTGAcgtcgaggcggcggcgcaggaggcagGGCTCTCACTCTCACCTGTGTGGAAGCGATATTGCCCGGTCACGGCTTTGGAGGACCAAGTGCTGATAGAGGGCGCGGCTTGCTATGCCTGCACCTACCGCGGTCATTACTACTGTTTCGCCTCCGCCAGCAAGCGGTCCGCTTTCATGGACTTCCCCGTCAAATACCTGCGTCAGCGCTGCTCTCCCGACAGCAAGCCGGTACTTGTCTTGGCGGACGACACGCTAGTTCACTCTACGAGCAGTGTGGTAGAGATCATGCAGCAGGTTGTGAACGAGACGGCGGCACGGCTCAATCTGACGCCGTACACCGTCTCAGAGTACGTGAAGCTGCTTGAACCGCGTGAAACGCTTCTGCAGAGGCGCCACACATCGTTCGTGAATCGCCAGAAGGCCGAGGAGAAGGCCCGAAAGGCGCGAGCGGAACGCAAGGAGTTGGCCATCAAGGCCCaggcaaagaagaacaaGGGCAAGATGGAGCCCAGCAAGCCAAAGCTCAAGAGGAAAGTGAGCAGGGCTGGGCGTGTCTCCTTCCTGCAgcaagcgctgcagcaacaacaggGTAGCGCTGCGACCACCGGCGAGGCACGCCGAGGCGTACCTCGCGCGATGGACATGGAAGGTCCGCTGAGCATGGCCGATGAGAAAGCAATGCAAATTCGCGCAACCAagaaagcggcggcgcgcaccgccccactgctgctctcgGCAGTGACGTCGGCGGATCTGCAGGCAGGTTTTCTTCGTGGCTTGTGGGAGGGCAGCTTACTCCCAGAGACGGTGCTGGTTCTGCGTCCGGCTGGCGCGCCGGCCGCCGCGATAGCGACGGAGCgtgacgaggatgacgaggaaACGGAGAAGAGTGATGCAGACACGAGTGACGCGTTGGTTCTTTCGCAAGTGCTGAAGCTGTTAGAAAAGGACCCCGCGTTCGAGCAGCGCTCTGTGACGGGAGGCAGGGGCAGCGCGAGCCTGCAACAACCACTGACATTTAACATTTTCTTCGTTGCCTTGCCCGAGGCACCTGGCGTGCCCGAGGTCATTGCAGAGGTAATGCAGCTGCTAGACCCGCTCGCTATTCAAACCAGCGAGGCTGTTGTGGATGAGGCGCTAGGCGCGGAAGCCGAGGACGCCGCCGAAGAGGAGGCCGATGAGGAAGCTGAGGATGCGGCGTTTCTGAACCCAGGTGAGGGCGAGGTCTCGCAAGTGCCGCGGCCACCGCGCCACCCCCTTACGCAGCCGGTGCGTCGCTTCCTGCACCAGTTTGGGTCGCGTCTCAATTATTGCCCCGTTACACTGCACGAGCGTGGTATCCTCGTGCAGGGGCGGCAGGAGTTCTGCCTGGCCTTCGTAGATGGCCTCTACGTGTTCGCTACTCAGGAAGCACGTGACGCGTTTGCGCGTTGCCCGCTGCGCTATGTGGGCGAACTACCACCGGAGACGTTTCCCCCTCGTGTGTGGCTAGCGGGGTCGACGCACTCCGGCAAGAAGACACTCGCGGCTGAACTACAGGAGGACTACGGTGTACCTTTTTTTGTATACGACCGCCAATTCTTCGCGGAGTGTGTCGAGGCGGTTCTCACGCCAGGAGGTCGTACGGTGCGTGGAGTGTACATCCCTCAGGATGGCCAAGATAGGAACCCGTATGTGAATCGCGCCCGCATGCTGCTAGAAGAGATCCGCAACAgggcgaaggaggaaaaaacaaAGCTGAAGgccaaggcggaggcggaacGACTGCTGCAGGAACGCGAGCAACGCAACGAGGAGCGTGCCGCGCGCAGCAACGTAGACTCGGACGTGGAGGACAGCGAAGATGAGGATAACTGGGACGAGGCCAaagaagctgcgctgcaggagagcCTCGAGTTTGAGCCAGAGGATCCAGAGGACAAGGAGGTGCGCCTGAGGGAGACGTACCTGCGCATCGCTAGCTGTGTGACACGCTTCAGCCCCTTTGACACGCTCGGCTACGTGATGATTTGCCCACCATTCTCGGACAGTGAACTCGAGGTCCTCTTTGACGAGGGATGCATTCCGGAAGTGGTGGTTCGGCTCAACATTGCGGCAGAGACCTATGCGCAGCGAAGCGCACTGCATGCGGCACAGCGGCATGAGGCAATGCAGAACGCTGAGGTGCCACACGCCTCCGCTGCGGAAGTGGAAGCGTCCAAGAAAGCCACCCAACTCGCTCGCGACGCTGctcggctgcagcgacgccgcgagaaggcgctgcgcaagtgGCGTCGCCGGCACATTGGGGTAAATGACATCGATTCACCCTCTGAGGCAGAAGACGAGGCGGAGACACAGCGGGAGCAGGGGCACTCTGGCGACGCGAGCGGCGGCGATAACGATAGCGACTCTGACGCGATGGTTGCCGCCTCCGACAATAGGGATGGCCAGTCAGCCACGGAGAAGGATTATTTCAcacaggaagaggagctgaaTGAGTTCATGGACGGTATCGAGGAGAGGCTAGTTGAGGTGGTGCGAATCGACGGCAGGGCTGCGAGAAGGACAGTGTACCGTGCCGTGATCGAGGCTCTTGGACGCCATATGCGCCACCGTGCATCGCTCTTCTACGTGCCCGAGGTGATGCGCTTTGAAGATGCGAAGGCGCGCTTGACGGCAGGCGTTTGCGATCTGTCCTCGTTCGGCTACGAGGACCCGGTGCACTTATATAGGTATCGCCACAATGGCTCGCAAATCGAGTGTGCCTGGAAACCCGCCGGCGTGCGCGTCGGtccggagcagcagctggaggagaacgagCGAGGCTATTACGTCGCTGGAGGTGCAGGTGATAATGAAAGTGGAAACGACCACGAACCAGAGGAGCCGGAGGAGCTGAGCGAAGTACTCTCGGAcgaggtgcaggagctgcgcgacgtgGTGAACaggtgcaggcggcggcgacagcgagagACAGCGCTGCGAGTGGCGCgcgtgcaccgccgcctctaCTTCTTCGAAAACGACGACTCACTTCTCTGTTTTGTGCGCGATCCGTGGCCGTTCATTCGTCAGCCGCCACCGACCCCGAGGCTTCTCCAGCACCCTGTCGTGTCGGTGTACGAGTACGACGACCGCTACACCACGGAGAATGGCGGCGACAAGAAGCGCGTGCTGGCCGACTCCATAGCATTCAATCTGCGCATGAAGTGTATGTCCGTTTCGTCGCTGCTCGCGTGGGGGGCGGTGCATCCGCACTGGCACGCACTAAGGCTTGACTGCATGTTGGCGGCTCAGCAAGGAAGCGTCGACCCTGCCCTGGTACATAAGCTGCTGATCTTGTACTTATCTACAGCGGAGGTGAAGCGCCgcggtgcggtgctgcacaacttgccgagcaccgcctcttccgcgGAGGCTCTCCCGCAGGTTGCGTGCACCGCGCCTATCGTCAAGGTGATGACGACGTTATTTACCTCCTTGAAGGATGGAATGGCTGCCGACCTCTCAGCGCCAAATACCGACGGAGAAGTCGGCTGGTGGGTCGCAGCCGTTTCCGCGTTGGAGCGTCACGCTGCCGTGCGCTTACCACTTCCTCGCCCAAGCGTGCCCCTCGATGCCAGCAACCTCGTCGCGGCCGTACATGGTGTGGAGGAGTACGTTCAGCAGACGCAGGAGGCCCTGCTACGGAAGCAGCGCGCCTTTCCAGTTCGGCTACACAACTCTTACCAAGTCTACAGCTACGTACACCGCCACCTGTCCCAGTTCGGTACTTTCTGCCCGTATGAGTGGCTCGATCACGACGACCTTGTGCGCAGCGTACGCGCACCAATGGTCAGCCCCGTGGCAACCGCTACATGGGCGCCACTCTCTGTGTCCACCTCAAATGAGGTAGACTTGCGTTGGGGCGCGAGTTACCTGAACCAATatttcttcttcagctccgccGACTACCTCGAGCGTTTCCTTAATAACCCAACGACAGTGACCGACCCATCCAAGACCAAGCCAATGCCGAAGCACTTCCCTGTCATTGCTTCGCCCCCAGTAAACATGGCTTACTTGGCACTAGAGGGCTGCTGCCCTGTACTGCTCTACGACACCCGTGACTTTCGCGGGATGCGCGGTGTCATTCAGCCGGTGGCCAAAAAGGGATCCCTCGACTGCGTTGTCGAGTACGACGGGAATCTGTACGCGCTGCTTGACAGGGAGCACATGACACGGTTTCTACGCCGCCCGTGGCAGTACGTCGATGGTGCTCATCTGCCACAGGTGCTGCGACGTCCTCTTCCCACTGGGACCTCCCCATCTGACATTGTCAATCACGAGGAGTACAtccagcggcagctgtaCGATCCGGTAGCTCTGGCGCTGCTCGCGGTGGCACAGGAGCGCCCCATTTACCCCGGACTCTCCGTCGAGGAGTCTGCACTCAAGTATATTGCGCTTTACCTTAAGGCTCATCGCGATCCGGCCTCCCTCAGCGACTTTGAAGAGAAGACGTACCGCCACTACTTTGAGGTGTACCAGCAACGAGCAACACTGTACCGAAGCTTgccctcgtcctcgtccgaGGCGAGGACAAAACAGAAGGTTGCGGGGGGTGCGACTGGCGCCGTGAGTCTCTCATCCGCCGCATTAGACCGGGAATACTGCGCCATCTTCGAGGATTCCATCGCTGACGCACGCGACATGAGCTTCTTCAATCGACTACCACCCCCCTCTGAGGCCGCCTTGTAA
- a CDS encoding hypothetical protein (TriTrypDB/GeneDB-style sysID: LpmP.35.6180) → MCAQVLMDGPNALSRSLSLYPCLLALSHMSVPHPRSTRLPYLVHMPLLVVFEPHTTQRTALDGDAPSVSLFFFLLRVGVCCLHRKALVSHLRWCTGSVFNRHRQASFQFPLTAVRTHAHTLPPKRHLWLIMSLSVRIRTPKTSTPVQVELNSSGTWGEAATLLSQKSGIALERLRVLAGFPPKAVELSASSPLSALMLRVNDMLIVQEGEARVLLGNTGQRYVPPAPEKAHFTRRRCPADNSCLFHACAYVLHDKSRTEGPQIRQECVKAVLDHPEMFNRNTLGMDPVAYAMWLSGKDSWGGAIELEILSFLYQTEIFALDLQSVSLQHFGTGMGYTVRAFLVYTGNHYDCIAMNPVYNSPSEHEDQTLFNSRDENVLARAKRFVAEEGQKVKEGRSA, encoded by the coding sequence ATGTGCGCACAAGTCCTGATGGATGGACCGAatgctctctctcgctctctctctctctatccttGTCTATTGGCTCTTTCACATATGTCTGTCCCTCATCCGCGTTCCACACGCCTTCCTTACTTGGTTCATATGCCTCTGCTTGTCGTGTTCGAGCCCCATACCACACAGAGGACAGCGTTAGACGGCGACGCTccttccgtctctctttttttctttttgttgcgcgtgggtgtgtgttgtcTCCACCGAAAGGCTTTAGTGTCTCACTTGCGCTGGTGCACTGGCTCGGTGTTTAACAGGCACCGTCAAGCCTCCTTTCAGTTTCCTCTCACAGcagtacgcacgcacgcacacacgctcccCCCAAAGAGACACCTGTGGCTCATAATGTCCCTCTCTGTACGCATTCGTACACCGAAGACCAGCACGCCGGTGCAGGTGGAGCTGAACTCTAGCGGAACGTGGGGCGAAGCCGCTACGCTGCTGTCTCAGAAATCGGGCATCGCCCTCGAGCGACTCCGCGTACTCGCCGGCTTCCCCCCgaaggcggtggagctgTCCGCCAGCAGCCCCCTTAGTGCACTAATGCTGCGTGTCAATGACATGCTGATTGTtcaagagggagaggccagGGTATTGCTGGGTAATACAGGACAGCGCTATGTTCCTCCGGCGCCTGAGAAGGCGCACTTCACGCGTCGTCGGTGCCCAGCAGACAACAGTTGCCTCTTCCACGCCTGCGCCTACGTGCTACACGACAAGAGCCGCACCGAGGGGCCGCAGATTCGTCAGGAGTGCGTGAAGGCCGTACTGGACCATCCAGAGATGTTTAACAGGAATACACTGGGCATGGACCCGGTCGCCTACGCGATGTGGCTTTCGGGGAAGGACTCGTGGGGTGGCGCCATTGAGCTCGAGATACTCTCCTTTCTCTACCAGACGGAGATCTTTGCGTTGGACCTGCAGTCCGTCAGCCTGCAGCACTTCGGCACCGGAATGGGCTACACTGTGCGTGCTTTTCTTGTTTATACGGGCAACCACTACGATTGCATTGCCATGAATCCCGTGTACAACTCCCCCTCAGAGCACGAGGATCAGACGCTGTTCAATAGTCGTGATGAGAATGTCTTGGCGCGGGCCAAGCGCTTCGTCGCTGAGGAGGGGcagaaggtgaaggagggcaGGTCCGCGTAA